In a single window of the Bacteroidota bacterium genome:
- a CDS encoding T9SS type A sorting domain-containing protein, which translates to MKSAILVLLFLPAFLKSQTTSTIYGLARNFNPAQVYLASMQPGTGVVTEISSSSIAQGYALNPLSAIDPVNNKFFFSVGGPFLLSVDMNSGLADTLALNIPAGTYFDLMQYNCADSSLYGIYRTVTPAELFLSKVNVNTGGCTIISPASVGQSYSLTAKSTLDPVNGVFYFIAGSNNGVILTGVDIVTGLTVSQTGISFTGPGEHFDMLTYNCNDGIMYGISRSSSQPAIYPAIINPVTGVVTNLSNTSMGQGILANGMSEINPFTNAFHFFNGSFQSYDLITGNILPTPALSFSTPPGNVYFDLIARDNCKCFLSNPGVGMAEPEGIKPMRVFPNPAVTGTTVSFTFPALKENGWLQIIDVNGKTVFTTNVARQTSNFTLNDIRLAPGIYQVYIPGVSSGRFIIFQ; encoded by the coding sequence GTCTATCTGGCATCCATGCAACCGGGTACGGGGGTGGTCACCGAAATTTCATCTTCATCCATTGCACAGGGCTATGCTCTCAATCCACTTTCGGCAATTGATCCCGTTAACAATAAGTTTTTCTTCAGTGTGGGTGGGCCTTTCTTGCTTTCAGTTGATATGAACAGCGGACTTGCAGATACGCTTGCGCTGAACATACCCGCAGGCACTTATTTCGACCTTATGCAATACAACTGTGCTGATTCATCGCTCTACGGTATTTACCGCACTGTTACTCCGGCCGAACTTTTTTTGTCGAAGGTGAATGTAAATACCGGCGGATGTACCATTATCTCGCCGGCTTCGGTTGGGCAATCCTATTCACTTACTGCAAAATCAACACTTGATCCGGTAAACGGCGTGTTTTACTTTATTGCCGGCTCTAACAACGGAGTTATTCTTACCGGCGTTGATATTGTAACCGGGCTAACCGTTTCGCAAACCGGCATCAGTTTTACCGGCCCCGGCGAGCATTTTGATATGCTTACCTACAACTGCAACGACGGAATTATGTATGGGATAAGCCGTTCAAGCTCACAGCCTGCTATTTACCCCGCAATCATCAACCCTGTAACTGGTGTGGTAACCAATCTTTCAAACACATCAATGGGCCAGGGTATCCTGGCCAATGGAATGTCGGAAATTAATCCGTTTACAAATGCTTTTCACTTTTTCAACGGCTCGTTTCAATCGTATGACCTGATTACGGGCAATATACTCCCCACCCCTGCGCTGAGCTTTTCCACTCCTCCGGGCAATGTCTATTTCGATCTGATTGCGCGTGATAATTGCAAATGCTTTTTATCCAATCCCGGCGTAGGCATGGCAGAACCTGAGGGTATAAAACCGATGCGAGTATTCCCGAATCCGGCGGTTACGGGCACAACGGTTTCATTTACTTTCCCGGCATTGAAAGAAAACGGATGGCTGCAGATAATTGATGTGAATGGGAAAACTGTATTTACCACGAATGTAGCACGTCAAACTTCGAATTTTACCCTGAACGATATTCGGCTTGCACCGGGTATTTATCAGGTTTACATTCCTGGTGTTTCTTCAGGAAGATTTATTATTTTTCAATAA
- a CDS encoding glycosyltransferase family 2 protein yields the protein MTQTLPDISIVIPVYNSQSTLPVLYAEIEKAMAGQNWEVIFVDDGSRDESWLQLRKLKELYPAHIIAVRLRRNFGQHNALACGFGFARGMLTVTMDDDLQHPPSEIPKLLACAAETGADVVYGQYISKQHPGWRNAGSWIMRRSSAYVTGKNGNGSSFRLLKTDIAQKLSAHIQTGFLFIDEVLHWYTSRIASTPVEHHPRREGKSTYSRIKLLALYTNIVIHYTALPLKLMTWIGLLTSLVTFILGVRFIWMKIAHGSVPGFTATIVVILFSTSLLMFCMGIIGQYLYNLYKMQNRRPSYSVEEIL from the coding sequence ATGACACAGACCCTTCCTGATATTTCCATTGTAATTCCGGTGTACAACAGCCAGTCAACTCTGCCTGTGTTGTATGCCGAAATTGAAAAGGCAATGGCCGGACAAAACTGGGAGGTGATCTTTGTGGACGATGGCAGCCGCGATGAAAGCTGGCTGCAGTTACGCAAACTCAAGGAGCTGTATCCGGCGCATATTATTGCCGTAAGGCTGCGCCGCAATTTCGGGCAGCACAATGCCCTGGCCTGTGGCTTTGGCTTTGCACGCGGAATGCTCACTGTGACCATGGACGATGATCTTCAGCATCCGCCGTCTGAAATACCAAAACTTCTGGCATGTGCCGCCGAAACAGGTGCCGATGTGGTGTATGGTCAGTATATCAGCAAACAGCACCCCGGCTGGCGAAATGCGGGCAGCTGGATTATGCGCCGCTCCTCAGCCTACGTAACCGGGAAAAACGGAAACGGCAGTTCATTCCGTTTGCTCAAAACCGATATTGCACAAAAACTCAGTGCGCACATCCAGACAGGCTTCCTTTTTATCGACGAAGTACTGCACTGGTACACCAGCCGCATTGCCAGCACACCGGTTGAACATCATCCGCGACGCGAAGGAAAATCAACCTACAGCCGCATTAAACTGCTGGCACTTTATACCAATATTGTTATTCATTACACCGCGCTGCCGCTCAAACTCATGACGTGGATCGGGCTGCTTACTTCGCTGGTTACATTTATTCTCGGTGTGCGGTTTATCTGGATGAAAATTGCGCATGGTTCGGTGCCTGGATTTACCGCAACCATTGTTGTAATTCTCTTCTCCACCAGCCTGCTTATGTTCTGCATGGGTATTATTGGTCAGTATCTGTATAATCTCTATAAAATGCAGAACCGCCGTCCCTCCTACTCGGTGGAAGAAATTTTATGA
- a CDS encoding GNAT family N-acetyltransferase yields the protein MIINGYGVTLVRIRHEHIELVRNYRNSERIRSFMEFREEITPEMQEEWFCKINNRNHGFYLIEHDGKFIGMVNGRDIDWEKKTTGSGGIFIWDESWWNTAVPVAAVMLLIEISFILGLEYNYIRVLRHNTHAIDFNRQLGYRLLPGQDEAENQEYLLTRETYFESMASLRRFLQKRFGTSFTCTISNEQDDMAQHLFQLAAGFTPEQQAQFIIQRA from the coding sequence ATGATCATTAATGGTTACGGTGTAACACTGGTACGCATCAGGCACGAACACATTGAACTTGTCCGAAACTACCGTAACTCGGAGCGGATACGCTCGTTCATGGAATTCAGGGAAGAAATTACACCCGAAATGCAGGAGGAATGGTTTTGTAAAATAAACAACCGAAACCATGGTTTTTATTTAATAGAACACGACGGTAAATTTATCGGGATGGTGAACGGACGTGATATTGACTGGGAGAAAAAAACGACCGGATCGGGCGGAATTTTTATCTGGGATGAAAGCTGGTGGAATACTGCGGTGCCTGTAGCGGCGGTTATGCTGCTCATTGAAATATCGTTTATCCTTGGTCTTGAATACAATTACATCCGTGTGCTGCGCCACAACACACATGCAATTGATTTTAACCGGCAACTCGGTTATCGGTTACTGCCAGGGCAGGACGAAGCGGAAAATCAGGAATATCTGCTAACGCGCGAAACCTATTTTGAATCAATGGCAAGTCTGAGGCGGTTTCTGCAAAAACGTTTTGGCACGTCATTCACCTGCACAATAAGCAATGAGCAGGATGATATGGCACAGCATCTTTTTCAACTGGCCGCCGGTTTTACACCCGAACAGCAGGCACAATTTATTATTCAACGCGCATGA
- a CDS encoding single-stranded DNA-binding protein, translating into MAGVNKVILIGNLGKDPEVRYLEGGIAVANFPLATTETFRDKNGNKNEQTEWHQIVLWRRLAEVAEKFLRKGQQVYLEGKIRSRSWEDKDGNKRYTTEIFGDSLTILTRSNDQGQGGGYQRPQYQQGQGGGYQQGGNTGAGYQQTSNYQQQQQNYQQQQTFNIDPSSDPMHPAVLGDNPDDLPF; encoded by the coding sequence ATGGCTGGCGTTAACAAAGTAATTCTGATCGGTAATTTAGGTAAAGACCCGGAAGTTCGTTATCTCGAAGGAGGCATTGCAGTAGCTAATTTCCCGCTTGCAACTACAGAAACATTCCGCGACAAAAACGGCAACAAGAATGAACAGACCGAGTGGCATCAGATTGTGCTCTGGCGTCGTTTGGCTGAAGTAGCCGAAAAATTTCTCCGCAAAGGACAACAGGTTTACCTTGAAGGTAAAATCCGCAGCCGCAGCTGGGAAGACAAAGACGGCAATAAACGCTATACCACCGAAATTTTCGGTGATTCCCTCACTATCCTTACACGCAGCAATGACCAGGGACAGGGCGGCGGCTATCAGCGTCCGCAATACCAGCAGGGGCAGGGCGGCGGCTATCAGCAGGGCGGAAACACCGGTGCCGGGTACCAGCAAACCAGCAATTACCAGCAACAACAGCAAAACTACCAGCAGCAGCAAACCTTCAACATCGATCCTTCCAGCGATCCGATGCACCCTGCCGTGCTTGGTGATAATCCTGATGATCTTCCGTTCTAA
- a CDS encoding aspartyl/asparaginyl beta-hydroxylase domain-containing protein yields MSSTEGIWYSYWGSAYTGSYPAFSDPHEFAWALWAEENFVRIHSDIEHWLNAQGHTLKPYFYGSLASRPDAWKTEPFYFWGMQNDAASKSIPALRELFARMPGLTSAALSVLDAESDIHPHYGDTNAIVRCHFGLQIPGELPNCGLEVNGKQRAWEEGRWLVFCDAHLHRAWNHTPHKRYVLIVDVLRPEFEKDKNEICANVRSMLDLQALEQKYPLVKRLPGKLRGMIRRMLKRRIATQLNEYAKLQALSPRPEN; encoded by the coding sequence ATGAGCAGCACCGAGGGTATCTGGTATTCGTATTGGGGCAGCGCCTACACGGGCAGTTATCCGGCGTTTTCTGATCCGCATGAATTTGCGTGGGCGTTGTGGGCCGAAGAAAATTTTGTCCGCATACATAGCGATATAGAACACTGGCTCAATGCGCAGGGCCACACCTTAAAGCCTTATTTCTACGGCAGTCTTGCTTCGCGGCCCGATGCGTGGAAAACCGAGCCGTTTTATTTCTGGGGCATGCAAAACGATGCCGCCAGCAAAAGCATTCCGGCCCTGCGCGAGTTGTTTGCCCGTATGCCCGGCCTCACCTCTGCCGCGCTGAGTGTGCTTGATGCCGAAAGCGATATACACCCGCACTACGGCGATACAAATGCCATTGTACGCTGCCATTTCGGCCTGCAGATTCCGGGCGAATTACCCAACTGCGGACTGGAAGTGAACGGCAAACAACGCGCCTGGGAAGAAGGCCGCTGGCTGGTGTTTTGTGATGCGCACCTGCACCGGGCATGGAACCACACACCACATAAACGTTATGTACTAATTGTGGATGTGCTGAGGCCGGAGTTTGAAAAAGACAAAAACGAAATCTGCGCCAACGTGCGGTCTATGCTGGACCTTCAGGCACTGGAACAAAAGTATCCGCTGGTAAAACGTCTGCCGGGCAAGCTGCGCGGAATGATCAGGCGCATGCTGAAACGCCGTATTGCCACGCAGTTGAATGAATACGCAAAATTGCAGGCACTCAGTCCTCGTCCGGAAAATTGA
- a CDS encoding SDR family oxidoreductase: MSSSPFQLTGKTILVTGASSGIGRQVCISAAAFGARVMLSGRNEARLHETLQQLDGTNHQLFAADLTQADDRDTLIKQLPALDGFVHSAGIVKAFPTRFIDQSKLTEMEVNFEAPALLTAGLMRQKKLNRGASLVYLSSISGQHPPKGGAMYGASKAALESYVKVLARETAAQQIRANCISPGMVKTPLYDQVEEEYSKPELDKHMARYPLGVGYPEDVANAAIYLLSPASRWVTGINIILDGGFLLGD, encoded by the coding sequence ATGTCATCATCACCCTTCCAACTTACCGGTAAAACAATTCTGGTAACCGGCGCATCGTCAGGCATTGGCCGGCAGGTGTGCATTTCGGCGGCCGCATTTGGTGCCCGTGTTATGCTTAGCGGTCGTAATGAAGCGAGACTGCACGAAACACTTCAGCAGCTTGACGGCACAAACCACCAATTGTTTGCGGCCGACCTGACACAGGCCGACGACAGAGATACATTGATAAAACAGCTTCCTGCACTTGATGGATTTGTACACAGTGCGGGCATTGTAAAAGCATTTCCGACCCGATTCATCGATCAGTCGAAATTGACTGAAATGGAGGTTAATTTTGAAGCACCGGCCTTGCTTACAGCCGGGCTGATGCGCCAGAAAAAGCTTAACCGGGGTGCGTCGCTGGTTTACCTTTCGTCAATTTCGGGGCAGCATCCGCCCAAAGGCGGCGCCATGTACGGTGCTTCCAAAGCAGCCCTCGAATCGTATGTAAAAGTGCTTGCCCGCGAAACTGCCGCACAACAAATCAGGGCCAACTGCATTTCGCCGGGCATGGTAAAAACTCCGCTTTACGATCAGGTAGAAGAAGAATACTCCAAGCCCGAACTCGATAAACACATGGCGCGCTATCCGCTGGGCGTGGGCTACCCCGAAGATGTAGCCAATGCGGCTATCTATCTGCTTTCGCCAGCTTCGCGTTGGGTTACCGGAATTAATATTATTTTAGATGGCGGCTTCCTGCTCGGCGACTAA
- the mutY gene encoding A/G-specific adenine glycosylase codes for MDFSAELRQWYLRHRRDLPWRNTRNPYLIWLSEVILQQTRVEQGRAYYERFARTWPDVTALANASEEQVLKLWQGLGYYSRARNLHKTAQLVAKEHGGIFPQTYHGLLALKGIGEYTAAAIGSFAFDIAEPVVDGNVYRVLARVFGVDTPIDSTAGKKQFRQLAAELLDPRDPATHNQAIMEFGAVQCVPRNPQCPQCPVAAHCVARQTGRIGQLPAKARKTKVTDRWLHYFVLRSGSSVYVKRRGPGDIWQGLYDFPLIETTSATDDALQTDQWKGWTAGRKAVITEVSDAFLHVLSHQRLHARFYEVKLNKPLPGKIASDWLLVDDKSFHKLAVPVLISRYLNGR; via the coding sequence ATGGATTTTTCAGCCGAATTACGCCAATGGTATCTCCGTCACCGCCGTGATTTGCCCTGGCGCAATACCCGAAATCCCTACCTGATATGGCTTTCGGAAGTAATTTTGCAGCAAACCCGTGTAGAACAGGGCCGTGCCTACTACGAACGCTTTGCCCGAACCTGGCCCGATGTAACTGCCCTTGCCAATGCCTCGGAAGAACAGGTGCTTAAACTCTGGCAAGGCCTCGGCTATTACTCGCGCGCCCGGAACCTTCATAAAACAGCGCAGCTGGTGGCAAAGGAGCATGGCGGAATTTTCCCGCAAACCTACCACGGCCTGCTCGCTTTAAAAGGTATTGGTGAATATACCGCCGCTGCCATCGGCTCGTTTGCCTTTGATATTGCCGAACCCGTGGTAGATGGCAACGTGTATCGTGTGCTGGCGCGCGTGTTTGGTGTGGATACGCCCATTGACAGCACCGCAGGCAAAAAACAATTCCGCCAGCTTGCCGCCGAACTGCTCGACCCCCGCGATCCGGCCACACACAACCAGGCCATTATGGAATTCGGCGCCGTGCAATGTGTGCCGCGCAATCCGCAGTGCCCGCAATGTCCTGTGGCCGCGCATTGTGTGGCCCGGCAAACCGGGCGCATTGGCCAGCTTCCCGCAAAAGCCCGCAAAACCAAAGTTACCGACCGCTGGTTACATTATTTTGTGTTGCGCAGTGGCAGCAGCGTTTATGTAAAACGTCGTGGCCCGGGCGATATCTGGCAGGGGCTTTACGATTTTCCGCTCATAGAAACCACTTCCGCAACCGACGATGCCTTGCAAACCGACCAGTGGAAAGGCTGGACAGCCGGCCGCAAGGCCGTGATCACGGAGGTTTCTGATGCGTTTTTGCATGTACTTAGTCACCAGCGCCTGCATGCCCGGTTTTATGAGGTAAAACTGAACAAGCCCCTCCCCGGCAAAATTGCATCAGACTGGCTGCTGGTTGATGATAAGTCGTTTCATAAACTGGCCGTGCCTGTACTTATAAGCCGTTATCTGAATGGACGGTGA